A stretch of the Alnus glutinosa chromosome 6, dhAlnGlut1.1, whole genome shotgun sequence genome encodes the following:
- the LOC133871513 gene encoding transcription repressor OFP15-like, with the protein MHSKKKPSSILPACLLTKTSFTVDDHNPSNAHDDIGGQQESPRYTESPTNLRGTSRFFVQTGASRSLADEARRSARQPDQEHGREAGQDVQLRGNSGAEGVKLPGASLAVVQYSLEPYTEFRRSMMEMVGSRLERNLTVDWDYLEKLVLCYLELNEKSCREYIISAFSHLLVELLG; encoded by the coding sequence ATGCACTCCAAAAAGAAACCATCTTCGATATTACCTGCTTGCTTGCTCACCAAAACTTCATTCACTGTCGATGATCACAACCCATCCAACGCCCACGATGATATCGGAGGACAACAAGAATCGCCCAGATACACGGAGTCACCAACAAACCTCCGTGGGACCTCAAGGTTCTTCGTTCAAACAGGCGCGTCGAGATCACTCGCCGATGAAGCTCGAAGAAGCGCGCGCCAACCCGACCAGGAACATGGAAGAGAAGCAGGACAGGATGTTCAACTCCGTGGGAACAGCGGCGCAGAAGGCGTCAAACTCCCCGGGGCTTCCCTCGCCGTTGTGCAGTACTCGCTGGAGCCTTACACGGAGTTCCGACGGTCCATGATGGAGATGGTGGGGTCTAGATTAGAGCGTAATCTCACCGTAGATTGGGATTACTTGGAAAAGCTTGTGCTTTGTTACTTGGAGCTTAACGAGAAGAGCTGCCGGGAGTATATAATAAGCGCATTTTCCCATTTGCTTGTAGAGTTGCTTGGATGA
- the LOC133872074 gene encoding tRNA (guanine-N(7)-)-methyltransferase, with protein MLENNANANISKSTGLPRKRFYRARAHSNPLSDSHFPIPITPCHVDYSLHYPLFFPSSDKIDGAKKIQFADVGCGFGGLLISLSTLFPETLMIGMELRDKVTEYVKERISALRVANPGQYQNVSVVRTNSMKYLPNYFEKGQLSKMFFLFPDPHFKEKNHRRRVISKHLLDEYAYALGVGGIIYTITDVEELGEWMKACLESHPMFEALTEEELEADPVVKLLSSATEEGQKVARNGGQTFQAVYRRFMPSL; from the coding sequence ATGTTGGAAAACAATGCAAATGCAAATATCAGCAAGTCAACTGGCCTGCCTCGGAAGCGTTTCTACAGGGCGCGAGCACACAGCAACCCGTTAAGTGATTCTCACTTCCCAATACCAATAACCCCTTGTCATGTCGACTACTCGCTTCATTATCCTCTGTTCTTTCCTTCATCTGATAAGATTGATGGTGCCAAGAAGATCCAATTTGCAGATGTTGGTTGTGGTTTTGGGGGACTGCTAATTAGTCTTTCGACCCTTTTCCCTGAGACCCTAATGATTGGGATGGAACTTAGGGATAAGGTAACAGAGTATGTCAAGGAGCGAATTTCAGCACTGAGGGTGGCAAATCCAGGTCAATACCAAAATGTTTCAGTGGTTCGGACAAATTCCATGAAATATCTTCCAAATTACTTTGAGAAAGGACAGCTTTCAAAGATGTTCTTCTTGTTCCCGGATCCACACTTTAAAGAGAAGAATCACCGTCGTCGAGTGATCAGTAAACACCTGTTAGATGAGTATGCTTATGCTCTTGGGGTTGGCGGGATTATATACACGATTACAGACGTGGAAGAGCTTGGAGAGTGGATGAAGGCTTGTTTAGAGAGTCACCCCATGTTTGAAGCCCTCACAGAGGAAGAGCTTGAAGCGGATCCGGTTGTAAAGCTTTTGAGTTCTGCAACAGAGGAAGGACAGAAGGTTGCTAGGAATGGTGGACAGACTTTCCAAGCAGTTTACAGACGCTTTATGCCATCCCTATAA
- the LOC133870983 gene encoding WAT1-related protein At5g64700-like, which translates to MDRTRLLWVLEESKPYLFLSLNELCLAIFMILIESVTSTGISALVIVVYEHIIATIVLALLAFFFEKNKRPPLSFKIVCYAFLLGLLQITLCQMLMTLSLQFVASTYQSVGLNLVPSVVFIMALMFGQENLRCWNVNGQAKIWGLLLSAAGALALVLWKGPVVLTSMLFNIKGTSDSVVLGSVMIVVGVLATSFWNILVGRVIQFYPAELSLTAMMSLFGTIQTAIVTAFVISWSSWNLKWEGGLVLITILLGGVLVTGLSYYVMTWSIKKKGSVFTAAFNPLLVVFSFLLQIFFLGNSAHLGSIIGGVLVILGLYLILWAKANDMEKERIVADDDSIYSPLVQP; encoded by the exons ATGGACAGGACGAGGTTATTGTGGGTGTTAGAGGAAAGCAAGCCATACTTGTTCCTGAGCTTGAACGAACTCTGCCTCGCAATTTTCATGATTTTGATAGAATCAGTTACCTCCACTGGCATTAGTGCTCTTGTCATTGTAGTCTACGAGCATATCATCGCCACCATTGTCTTGGCCCTTCTCGCCTTCTTCTTCGAGAA GAACAAAAGGCCTCCACTCTCCTTCAAGATAGTATGCTATGCATTCCTTCTGGGACTCTTGCA GATTACTCTTTGTCAGATGCTAATGACACTGTCCCTGCAATTTGTAGCATCGACCTATCAAAGCGTTGGACTGAACTTGGTCCCCTCCGTAGTATTTATAATGGCACTCATGTTCGGTCAAGAAAATCTCAGATGTTGGAACGTTAACGGACAGGCGAAGATATGGGGTCTGCTCCTCTCGGCTGCCGGTGCATTGGCTCTAGTGTTGTGGAAGGGGCCAGTCGTTCTAACCTCTATGTTGTTTAACATTAAAGGAACAAGTGATAGCGTCGTCCTTGGCAGCGTCATGATCGTTGTTGGGGTGCTTGCCACAAGCTTTTGGAATATTTTAGTG GGGCGTGTCATTCAGTTTTACCCAGCTGAACTGTCGTTAACGGCGATGATGAGCTTATTTGGCACAATTCAAACTGCCATAGTCACAGCATTTGTCATATCATGGTCATCTTGGAATCTAAAGTGGGAAGGAGGGCTTGTCTTGATCACAATATTACTTGGA GGAGTTTTGGTGACAGGGTTATCATATTACGTGATGACGTGGTCCATTAAGAAGAAGGGCTCTGTGTTCACAGCCGCATTTAACCCACTTCTTGTCGTTTTCTCGTTTCTTCTACAGATTTTTTTTCTGGGAAATTCTGCACATTTGGGCAG CATCATAGGAGGAGTTTTGGTTATATTGGGCCTTTACTTAATTCTATGGGCAAAAGCCAATGACATGGAGAAGGAAAGGATTGTGGCAGATGATGATTCTATTTACTCTCCCTTAGTTCAACCATGA